A segment of the Deinococcus radiopugnans ATCC 19172 genome:
CGCACCAGGAAACGGGCAACGGCGTGTCGTTCGCGCGGGATCGGCGGGTGCGGGCCTGGACGCGGGCGCGTGGGCTGCCGCTGACCGAATTGCCGCAGAACGGCGTGGTGCGCGGCATGAAGAACCGCGACGGCTGGGCCGACGCCTGGGAGGAGCGGCTGGGTACGCCGCCCTTGCCCGCGCCGGAAAGGCTGTGCGGAACGTCCGTGCCGCCCTGCCGGATCATGTCGCACGCTGAGTTGGGCGTGGAGCCTGACAACAAAATCATCCCCCCCGGCGGCGAATCGGTGGGCCGGGCCACCCTGGATTCCTTCCTGACCGTGCGCGGCGTCAACTACATGCGCGAGATGAGCAGCCCCCTGAGCGCGGAGGAAAGCTGCTCGCGCCTGAGCGGGCCGCTGGCCTTCGGCACGGTTTCGCTGCGAACGGTGGTGGGGGCCACCCGGCAACGCCTGGCCGCCGTGCGCGGCGACACCTGGGCCGATTCGCGCTGGGTGCGCTCTTTGCGCAGCTACGAAAGCCGCCTGCACTGGCACTGCCACTTCATGCAACGCCTGGAATCCGAGCCGGAGATGGAGTTCCGCACCCTCAACCGCGCCCTGGACGGTCTGCGCGAGGACGAATGGAACCCCGAATTCTTTGACCGCTGGGCGCACGGGCAGACCGGCTATCCCCTGATCGACGCCTGCATGCGGATGCTGCGGCAGACCGGCTGGCTCAACTTTCGGATGCGAGCCATGCTCGTTTCCTTCGCCAGCCAGCACCTGTGGCTGCACTGGCGGCAACCGGGGCTGTTTCTGGCGCGGCAGTGGCTGGACAACGAACCCGGCATCCACTGGTCTCAGATGCAGATGCAGAGTTCAACGGTGGGCATCAACCGCGTCCGCATCTATAGCCCCACCCGGCAGGCGCGCGAGCAGGACCCGGACGGCGTGTTCATCCGCCGCTGGGTGCCGGAGCTATCGGACGTGCCGGGGGACTTTCTGCACGCCCCCTGGGAGTGGAGCGGGGCCGCCCGGCTGAACTACCCGCCCCCCATCGTGGACGAGAACCGGGCCGGACGGCTGGCCCGCGCCCGCATCGCCGCCGCCCGCGCCTCGCCCGAGTTTGAAGCCGAGGCCCGGCGCATCTACCTCAAGCACGGCAGCCGCAAGAAGGCGGTGATCCGCGCCGAGAGAGTTGCGCGAGGACTGCCCGCCAAACCACCCAAGAAGACACCCGCCAAGCCCCCCA
Coding sequences within it:
- the ung gene encoding uracil-DNA glycosylase, with product MPFSAQPGPVQLVWFKKDLRVADHAPLREAAARGPVLPLFIYEPEQLGHEEFTGQHLTYLNDCLRELDENLRRLGTPLVLLQGEAVEVLEGLSRELPLGGVWAHQETGNGVSFARDRRVRAWTRARGLPLTELPQNGVVRGMKNRDGWADAWEERLGTPPLPAPERLCGTSVPPCRIMSHAELGVEPDNKIIPPGGESVGRATLDSFLTVRGVNYMREMSSPLSAEESCSRLSGPLAFGTVSLRTVVGATRQRLAAVRGDTWADSRWVRSLRSYESRLHWHCHFMQRLESEPEMEFRTLNRALDGLREDEWNPEFFDRWAHGQTGYPLIDACMRMLRQTGWLNFRMRAMLVSFASQHLWLHWRQPGLFLARQWLDNEPGIHWSQMQMQSSTVGINRVRIYSPTRQAREQDPDGVFIRRWVPELSDVPGDFLHAPWEWSGAARLNYPPPIVDENRAGRLARARIAAARASPEFEAEARRIYLKHGSRKKAVIRAERVARGLPAKPPKKTPAKPPTPRRTPMSDQPDLFGNAPDAAKPIIPAGLPQSWKDALGGEFAAPYFHELKDFLVEERATQTIYPPAADVFNALRFTPLDGVKVLILGQDPYHGPGQAHGLSFSVRPGVRVPPSLQNIYKELQTDIPGFTPPRHGYLRAWAEQGVLLLNAVLTVRAGQANSHANKGWEAFTDAVIRAVNAKEERVVFVLWGAYARKKAKLITNPNHVIVESAHPSPLSVTKFMGTKPFSRVNAALEEAGEAPIDWQLPMQADSSQERQ